A region of Bombilactobacillus folatiphilus DNA encodes the following proteins:
- the efp gene encoding elongation factor P, giving the protein MIDAVSLRAGMTFVQDGKLIKVMSADHHKPGKGNTVMRLKLKDMRTGAIIDKTMHPDVKLEPAIIETKAVQYLYTQDNTAVFMDLETYDQYEVPLEIIAQEMNYLMENMEVKIDFYGTEVVGITLPTTVVLTVTETQPLIKGATAAGSNKPATMNTGLVVSVPDFIDVGERLEINTQDGSYVKRAAK; this is encoded by the coding sequence ATGATTGATGCAGTCAGTTTACGAGCAGGGATGACTTTTGTGCAAGATGGTAAGTTAATCAAAGTCATGAGTGCTGATCACCATAAACCCGGAAAGGGCAATACGGTGATGCGGTTAAAACTCAAGGATATGCGCACGGGGGCGATTATTGATAAAACGATGCATCCTGATGTCAAGCTGGAACCTGCAATCATTGAGACCAAAGCGGTGCAATACTTATATACACAGGACAATACAGCTGTGTTTATGGATTTAGAAACGTATGATCAATATGAGGTTCCATTGGAAATTATTGCCCAGGAAATGAATTATTTGATGGAAAATATGGAAGTTAAAATTGACTTTTATGGTACGGAAGTGGTCGGCATTACTTTACCAACCACAGTCGTGTTGACCGTGACGGAAACGCAACCTTTGATCAAGGGTGCTACGGCAGCTGGATCTAATAAACCAGCTACGATGAATACGGGTTTGGTCGTGAGTGTCCCTGATTTTATTGATGTGGGTGAGCGCTTAGAAATTAATACGCAAGATGGAAGTTATGTCAAACGTGCAGCCAAATAA
- a CDS encoding cation:proton antiporter, whose protein sequence is MNWLGTLSLILIAVIICGQLSTCLKLPAVLGELLCGVILGPAVLHWLQPSHLLDTLADLGVICLMFLAGLDSDLPALKKLWRPCLLVAVMGMIIPIITADLTGHYFYLSNTASLFLGVTFAATSVSISVVVLQEMQQLKSLAGTTILGAAVIDDLLAVLVLSLVTSLEQQKKAATGQPLWQTLLIQLIFLLILVLICPKIVAWLMKLSQHLVLPASETAVALSLCLFLSYLAKLVGLSDVIGAFFAGLAISRTKTKKIVNHNMEALGYSLLIPIFFISIGLKLTVAGLKKDWLLILFLTIGGIGAKLLGAALGARLAHFSWHNAWIIGAGMIARGEMALVVAQMGLKQHLLAPDYYSAVIAAIILTTLIAPILLRFFLKQHHQ, encoded by the coding sequence ATGAACTGGCTCGGCACTTTAAGTTTAATTTTGATTGCAGTAATTATTTGTGGACAACTGAGCACCTGCTTAAAATTACCGGCAGTTTTAGGTGAATTATTATGTGGCGTTATTTTGGGACCAGCGGTCTTACATTGGTTGCAGCCAAGTCATTTACTAGATACACTGGCAGATTTGGGAGTGATTTGCTTGATGTTTTTGGCCGGCTTAGATAGTGACTTACCGGCTCTGAAAAAATTATGGCGTCCCTGCCTCTTAGTCGCCGTGATGGGTATGATTATCCCAATTATCACTGCAGATTTGACAGGACATTACTTTTATTTATCCAATACCGCTAGTCTATTTTTGGGTGTTACCTTTGCTGCCACATCTGTCTCTATTTCCGTTGTGGTCTTACAGGAAATGCAACAACTCAAAAGTTTAGCAGGCACCACAATTCTTGGTGCGGCCGTCATAGATGATCTGTTGGCCGTTTTAGTTTTAAGTTTAGTGACTAGTTTAGAACAACAAAAGAAAGCAGCTACCGGTCAGCCTTTATGGCAAACGCTACTTATTCAATTAATTTTCCTGTTGATTCTTGTCTTGATCTGTCCCAAAATCGTTGCTTGGTTAATGAAATTAAGCCAACATCTCGTCTTACCTGCCAGTGAAACTGCTGTTGCCTTGAGTCTTTGCCTCTTTCTAAGCTATCTCGCCAAATTGGTTGGTTTGAGCGACGTGATCGGTGCGTTTTTCGCTGGACTAGCTATTAGCCGAACCAAAACGAAAAAAATAGTAAATCATAACATGGAAGCTTTGGGCTATAGTTTGCTGATTCCAATTTTCTTTATCAGTATCGGCCTCAAACTAACTGTCGCTGGTTTAAAAAAAGACTGGCTTTTAATTTTATTTCTTACAATTGGCGGAATTGGCGCCAAACTATTGGGTGCCGCTTTGGGAGCTAGGTTAGCACATTTTTCATGGCATAATGCTTGGATTATTGGTGCAGGTATGATTGCTCGTGGCGAAATGGCGCTAGTCGTTGCCCAGATGGGATTGAAGCAACATCTTTTAGCCCCCGATTATTATTCAGCCGTCATTGCCGCCATTATTTTGACTACTCTCATTGCTCCAATTCTCTTACGTTTTTTCTTAAAACAACATCACCAATAA
- a CDS encoding NAD(P)-dependent malic enzyme, which yields MELSDEVFSLHEKNTGVLAIQGELPVTNRQQLAQAYTPGVAKIAKLIEQDPTAKDKYTVSGKLVAIVTDGSAVLGLGNIGPAGGLPIVEGKALLYKQLAGVDAIPLTLQQGSAQDIVDTIVRLQDSFAGIHLEDIAAPKVFEIEEKLAQQLSIPVYHDDQTGTAIVVLAGLINAAKVVHKELTDLKVVINGMGAAGVATAKLLLAAGMKNLTLLDKDGVLRADDARFNHYQQQLAAQVPVPQGQTLAEVISNQDVFIGVSVADVLNAEQVQQMAKDPIIFALANPVPEIDPDVAHEAGAKVVATGSSQWPNQVNNILVFPGLFKGLIANGVKHVDLDLQLVIAQKLAALIQQPNQEAIVPGVFDSGVVDAVSQAVADYAQGK from the coding sequence TTGGAATTATCTGATGAAGTTTTTTCATTGCATGAAAAAAATACTGGAGTTTTAGCAATTCAAGGCGAATTGCCAGTAACCAATCGACAACAATTAGCGCAAGCTTACACGCCAGGAGTTGCCAAAATTGCCAAATTGATCGAACAAGATCCGACGGCAAAGGATAAGTATACGGTTAGTGGTAAATTAGTAGCCATTGTGACGGATGGCTCAGCCGTTTTAGGTTTAGGTAATATTGGGCCAGCTGGCGGTTTACCAATCGTTGAGGGTAAAGCCTTATTATATAAGCAATTGGCTGGTGTTGATGCGATTCCGTTGACGTTACAGCAAGGCTCAGCACAAGACATTGTGGATACCATTGTCCGGTTACAGGATTCGTTTGCAGGTATTCACTTGGAAGATATTGCTGCACCGAAAGTGTTTGAAATTGAAGAAAAATTAGCACAGCAATTGTCAATTCCGGTTTACCATGATGATCAAACAGGAACAGCCATTGTTGTTTTAGCTGGTTTGATTAATGCCGCCAAGGTTGTTCATAAAGAACTAACAGATTTGAAAGTTGTAATTAATGGAATGGGGGCTGCGGGTGTTGCCACAGCCAAATTATTGTTAGCAGCTGGTATGAAGAATTTGACTTTGTTAGATAAGGATGGCGTTTTACGGGCTGATGATGCACGTTTCAATCACTATCAACAACAATTGGCTGCGCAAGTTCCTGTACCACAAGGGCAAACTTTAGCTGAAGTGATTAGTAATCAAGACGTATTCATCGGCGTTTCCGTGGCTGACGTTTTGAACGCTGAACAGGTGCAACAAATGGCTAAAGATCCAATTATCTTTGCGTTAGCCAATCCGGTACCCGAAATTGATCCTGATGTAGCACATGAAGCTGGAGCAAAAGTTGTAGCTACTGGTTCCTCACAGTGGCCGAATCAAGTGAATAATATCTTAGTCTTTCCGGGTTTATTCAAGGGCTTGATTGCTAACGGTGTTAAACATGTGGATTTGGATTTACAGTTGGTAATTGCACAAAAACTAGCCGCTTTAATTCAACAGCCGAACCAAGAGGCGATTGTTCCGGGCGTTTTTGATTCGGGTGTAGTAGACGCTGTTAGTCAAGCAGTTGCCGATTATGCACAAGGAAAGTAG
- a CDS encoding sugar-binding transcriptional regulator, whose protein sequence is MDHRELLASVAQDFYLSKLNLAEIAAKYRISRYLVNKYIDEATQEGIVTINIQTPAARNLQLEQQFHKLFGISNIYILKEDPDSPQNVKNVQKYAAKKIERYIKQSHVIGTTWGTTIFNVINQFQGSNLENTRFTQFIGENMKYNSAVGSRRMVERAALKFSSSYNILTGPLYIVNNQTRQGMLREIATQETLKLAQRMELIFTGIGTIDSVKSIPAWGKHLPLIFPQVNLMQIVGMTFGRPYDINGKFLNIADDKTFGTDLETILNTPLRVAVVTSKFKSKALLGALRGNFFTDIITNESVAWRVIYEVTKG, encoded by the coding sequence TTGGATCATCGTGAATTACTTGCCAGCGTGGCTCAGGATTTTTACTTATCAAAATTAAATTTGGCAGAAATTGCTGCCAAATACCGCATCAGTCGTTACTTAGTGAACAAATATATTGACGAAGCCACCCAAGAAGGCATCGTCACCATCAATATTCAAACGCCAGCTGCCCGCAATCTTCAGTTAGAACAGCAATTTCATAAATTATTTGGCATATCCAACATTTATATTCTCAAAGAAGACCCTGATTCACCGCAGAATGTCAAAAATGTTCAAAAATATGCCGCTAAAAAAATTGAGCGCTATATTAAACAAAGTCATGTCATTGGCACCACTTGGGGGACGACCATTTTTAACGTGATTAATCAATTCCAAGGCAGCAATTTAGAGAATACTCGATTCACTCAATTTATCGGGGAAAATATGAAGTACAATTCAGCCGTGGGTTCACGTCGAATGGTCGAACGCGCCGCTCTGAAATTTTCAAGTTCTTATAATATCTTAACGGGACCTTTATATATCGTTAATAACCAAACTCGCCAAGGCATGTTGCGAGAAATTGCGACACAAGAAACTTTAAAATTGGCGCAACGGATGGAACTAATTTTTACGGGAATTGGGACCATTGATTCTGTCAAATCAATCCCCGCTTGGGGCAAGCATTTGCCATTAATTTTTCCACAAGTTAACTTGATGCAAATCGTGGGCATGACTTTTGGACGACCGTACGACATCAACGGAAAATTCTTAAATATCGCTGATGACAAGACTTTCGGCACTGATTTAGAAACTATTTTGAATACGCCTCTTCGAGTTGCTGTCGTCACCAGCAAATTCAAATCTAAAGCCTTGTTGGGAGCATTGCGCGGTAACTTTTTCACCGATATTATTACCAACGAATCGGTGGCATGGCGCGTGATTTATGAAGTAACTAAGGGTTGA
- a CDS encoding TPM domain-containing protein, with protein MHIKKNQKSDDTEHENWLDLLANSLNRKEKSIYLEEVEPSLLATKYRRSTIFKDSTEFYQHSKKIIQTWQKYLSAILLIVLGITILIAVIHNQYKKPVYQTAQHEITKLQHSHRISSQQSKRKTEVSYNAQHRNYNVNIDGINTIKVNHNNIFVSDNADIVSNSVQKKIYELNQKLDQTADGAQLMVVTIDSLPSDTDIKDYAKNIFNTLGIGQYKINNGVLYLISISDHKTRITVGDGLTNVLDDDTCQEIVDNSTVKKDYRHQNYSAGIWKTVQQIAPNIKSQREMIMDEDENQLSTRWTFPFWCLIAMLIIDLLIYRYVKKTLRDYSNYLDEIYHEMKQTLDNYPNDLVAFQDTIAIDLFMLSTGQFIFYQFRDFSFYKKVKFMKEKANLYRLQFQFPDGQVKGTQFLYNNILYDAEGYIVTHDYTYYKNNDSNDSGFGGGSSSGDGASGSW; from the coding sequence ATGCATATCAAAAAAAATCAAAAATCCGATGATACCGAACACGAAAATTGGTTAGATTTATTAGCAAATAGTTTAAACCGTAAGGAGAAGAGTATTTACTTAGAGGAGGTGGAACCCAGCTTATTAGCTACAAAATATCGTCGTTCAACTATTTTTAAAGATAGTACCGAATTTTATCAGCATTCTAAAAAAATTATTCAAACTTGGCAAAAGTATTTGTCCGCTATTTTACTTATCGTCTTGGGAATCACAATTTTAATTGCAGTCATTCATAATCAATATAAGAAACCAGTTTATCAAACCGCTCAACATGAAATTACGAAACTGCAGCACAGCCATCGCATCTCATCCCAGCAAAGTAAGCGAAAAACTGAAGTTTCTTATAATGCCCAACATCGTAATTACAATGTCAACATCGACGGTATAAATACCATTAAGGTTAATCATAATAACATTTTCGTTTCTGATAACGCAGATATTGTTTCGAATAGCGTACAAAAAAAGATTTATGAACTGAATCAAAAGCTGGATCAAACAGCGGATGGCGCACAATTAATGGTCGTGACCATCGATAGTCTACCTTCAGATACAGACATTAAGGATTACGCCAAAAATATTTTTAACACATTAGGAATCGGTCAATATAAAATTAATAATGGTGTTCTGTACTTAATCTCTATTTCCGATCATAAAACACGAATTACAGTTGGTGATGGACTAACTAATGTCTTAGACGATGATACTTGTCAAGAAATTGTTGATAACAGTACTGTCAAAAAAGATTATCGCCATCAAAATTATTCTGCAGGTATTTGGAAGACCGTTCAACAAATTGCTCCTAATATCAAATCCCAGCGCGAGATGATAATGGATGAAGACGAAAATCAACTGAGTACACGTTGGACATTTCCTTTTTGGTGCTTAATTGCAATGTTAATTATTGACTTGCTAATTTATCGTTATGTAAAAAAAACACTGCGAGATTACTCAAATTATCTAGATGAAATATATCATGAGATGAAACAGACTTTAGATAATTATCCGAACGATTTAGTTGCTTTTCAAGATACTATTGCTATTGATTTATTTATGTTATCCACGGGCCAGTTTATTTTCTACCAATTTCGTGATTTTAGTTTTTATAAAAAAGTCAAATTCATGAAAGAAAAGGCTAATTTATATCGTTTGCAATTTCAATTTCCAGATGGTCAAGTCAAAGGTACACAATTTTTATATAACAATATCCTTTATGATGCTGAAGGCTATATCGTCACACACGATTACACTTATTATAAAAACAATGACAGCAATGATAGCGGTTTTGGTGGCGGATCATCCTCCGGTGATGGTGCCAGCGGTAGTTGGTAG
- a CDS encoding PfkB family carbohydrate kinase, with product MQPNKLENQFLIAEDWSSWGNISLQSATTIFQILGIASVKLPVNLLATHPGHDVNAPQLPLDHWLATVLDYWSDVEFSGLALGYLGNQALIELWVQYLVQHQLPLVVIDPAMADHGKLYGSLPADYVQWQRKLLPFADVLTPNLTEAELLLDQKVTTKTQLREALLALQQQIHGQDVVITSVRMQDQIGCAYLDGECLRTIFYPAAPSGHAGSGDLFTSILAGSLHKGASFVDAVQQATQMTTKAVAQTPATELDLQLTPIIDDLQELRRSYEK from the coding sequence GTGCAGCCAAATAAGCTCGAAAATCAATTCTTAATCGCTGAAGATTGGTCCAGTTGGGGCAATATTTCGTTACAGAGTGCGACGACGATTTTTCAAATTTTGGGGATTGCTAGTGTCAAATTGCCCGTCAATTTGTTGGCAACGCATCCGGGACACGATGTCAATGCACCGCAACTGCCCTTGGATCATTGGCTGGCAACAGTGTTAGATTATTGGTCAGACGTTGAATTTAGTGGTTTGGCGTTAGGTTATTTGGGTAATCAGGCATTGATTGAACTATGGGTGCAATATTTGGTACAACATCAATTGCCCTTAGTCGTGATTGATCCGGCCATGGCTGATCATGGCAAATTATATGGTTCTTTGCCTGCTGATTATGTCCAGTGGCAACGCAAATTATTGCCATTTGCGGATGTGTTAACGCCTAATTTGACGGAAGCAGAATTATTGTTGGACCAAAAAGTCACGACCAAAACGCAATTACGAGAGGCTTTATTAGCATTGCAACAACAAATTCACGGACAAGATGTGGTGATTACGAGTGTGCGTATGCAAGATCAAATCGGTTGTGCTTATCTGGACGGCGAATGTTTACGCACGATTTTTTATCCAGCGGCACCAAGTGGTCATGCAGGCAGTGGTGATTTATTTACTAGTATTTTGGCGGGGAGTTTGCACAAAGGAGCATCGTTTGTCGATGCTGTTCAACAAGCAACGCAAATGACGACAAAAGCCGTGGCACAAACGCCGGCAACGGAGTTGGATTTACAATTAACACCAATTATTGATGATTTACAGGAGTTAAGGAGGAGCTATGAAAAATAA
- a CDS encoding ECF transporter S component, with protein MKNKALQKTIFTGLCAAIIFVGISLFRIYLPAPTGRPFIHFGNTFAVISVLILGFRAGALAAMIGLGLFDILNGYAATSWLTIIEALILAAVVAFVFQKVHYKAHPHLYKLYLVSFSAGLIKIVTSWLTGVIESMMAGTQLHVAMINAFVSLPAATINSIVTFIIVPLIYIALEKTLLKRIWIN; from the coding sequence ATGAAAAATAAAGCGTTACAAAAAACCATTTTTACAGGTCTATGTGCAGCCATTATTTTTGTCGGCATTAGTTTATTTCGTATTTATTTGCCTGCGCCCACAGGTCGTCCGTTTATTCATTTTGGGAATACTTTTGCGGTCATCAGTGTTTTAATTCTAGGCTTCAGGGCAGGAGCTTTGGCTGCCATGATTGGGCTAGGCTTATTCGATATTCTCAATGGCTATGCGGCGACGTCGTGGTTGACGATTATTGAAGCGCTCATTTTGGCCGCGGTGGTAGCGTTTGTTTTTCAAAAAGTCCATTACAAAGCTCATCCGCATCTGTATAAATTGTATCTGGTTTCCTTTTCGGCGGGCTTGATTAAAATTGTGACATCCTGGTTGACAGGGGTGATCGAATCTATGATGGCGGGCACGCAATTGCATGTAGCGATGATCAATGCTTTTGTCAGTCTGCCGGCAGCAACAATTAATTCGATTGTGACTTTTATTATTGTGCCGTTAATTTACATCGCTTTGGAAAAAACTTTGTTGAAACGGATATGGATTAATTAA